GCCAGGCGTCCTCCACTTGCTAAGACGATTTCAAGGACACGGTTCACTGAAACCAGTCCGCCGTGGCAGTTAATTTCAACGATATCTTCCCTCGTAAAAGTCTTAGGCGCACGCATAACGGAAACCATTACTTCTTCTGCTGTCTCTCCCGTATCAGGATCTATTATTTTACCGTAGTGCATCGTGTGGGAGTCGACTTCGTTTAAATCCTTTCCGCGAAACAAATCTCCAGCTATCGAGACAGCTTGAGGACCACTAAGTCGAACGATTGCTATGGCACCTTCTCCCATAGGGGTAGATATGGCAGTTATCGTATCTGTTTCCACACGCGCTCACCTCCTCATGTTGCTATTTTATATTTATCCACAAAGTAGAATTTATTATAGTCACTAACTTAATAGAATATCATATCTGTCCGGTAATTGAAAAGATATCAACAACCTATTACCGGCTCTTTCTCTTTAATTCCATTATCCACATGTGTATAACTCATTATTCAACTGGCTCATTTAAATCTCCGTGTAGATTATTAAAGAAAAGCTCCCTTTTCTGTAAGACTCAGTTTCGAGATAAATGGGTCCGTTACTCTATGTGGAGGGCTGGTGGGGAAATAACTCGTCTTGTTCCATCACCCAGACACTCGAGACATAAGCCGTTCATCAACGGACGGCAAGACCACCGTCCTTTTGATGCTCGGCTTATGCTGTTCGTGTCTATCGGGGTGATTCCTCATTTGGACACTTTCCTATGGGGGAACGGTGAGCTTCCTCGCTCGTTTCACTCCCTGCAGGATCTCACCTAGTTCCTTCTCCCATGGGAGTCTCGCCATTTCCCCACCACCCCAACTATAATGTTGCGAACGGACCCTTCCAGAAGAGATTGGTTCTCCTCCGTAATCTGTATGAAATGCTTTCATGACGGGCGATGTGTGTCGTTACATCCTAACTACATTGGATAATACTTCATTATGCAGGTGATGATTGAAGTGGTTTCGAGCTTCTAATTTGGCAAGGTCCGGAGGGGGATGATGAAGACTCCTGCGGGATGAACATGATCGGTGAGACCCTGAGAGCATAGCTCGAGGAGGCTCAGCACAAGGGATGTTCGACTAAGACCGCCACGTCCTGTGGCAACGTCGAACGACCCTGCGTCGTGCAGGGCCGCGGAAAGCGAATCATCCCCCGCAGGACTTTTCTTCTCATAAAAACATCTCGAAACTGAGTCTTCAACTAACCGGCCCTTTAGTTTAAAAAGTCTTTTAGCGAAAAACCAACACTAACGTTCTAAAGAACCATTCTATAATACTGGATTCACGAAAAAAATCCCATAAAAAAACTTCTGCCAACGATGATTGGCAGAAGTTTTCAGTACACATGTAACTTCTTTAAGAAGGACGTATGACCACATGTCTACGTGGATCATTTCCATCGGAATCAGTTACGACTTTTTTATGGTTTTGAAGAGCCGAATGAATAATCTTCCGTTCATAGGAAGGCATAGGCTCGAGCTTGACCTCTTTACCAGAGGAAATCGCTTTTTCCGCTAATCGCTTAGCCAAGTTTTCAAGCGTTTCCTTTCGTCTTGCCCGATAACCTTCTGCATCCAGCATAACGTTATAAAACTGATCAGATTCCCGATTAACGGCGAGTTGAGTTAAATATTGCAGTGAATTTAAGGTTTGACCGCGTTTTCCAATGAGCATGGCGATTTTGTCACCCTCGAGCTGCATGGCAATATCACGGTCTTTTACTTCTGTTTTTACTTGTACAGGAGCACCCATTTGTTTTGCTACTTCTATGATGAATAATTCGGCATCCTGCACTGGATTCTTTTGAATAGATACTTTTACGATTGCCGGTTTTGAACCAAAACCAAGAAATCCTTTTTTACCTTCATCAATGACATCTACTTGAACCTGGTCCTTCGATGTTTGTAATTGTTCAAGTGCTGATTGGACCGCTTCATCAACTGTGGTGCCAGTAGCAGTTATTTGCTTCACTCACCTGCTCCTCCCGTCGCATCTTTCATCATTGGCTTACGAATAAAAATGGTCTGAAGAATCATAACGATGTTACCTACAATCCAATAGATCGCAAGGGCTGATGGGAAGAAGAATGCAAATGTACCGATCATTAGCGGCATGATGTAAATCATCATCTGCATTTGCGGGTTTTGAGCTGCTGCTCCTCCCGCCATCATCAGCTTCTGCTGTAGGAATGTGGTAGCTGCTGTAAGAATCGCAAGGAATGGATCGGATTGTCCTAATTCCATCCATAGAAAACTGTGAGTTTGAATCTCAGATGTTCTCATAATAGCATGGTAGAAACCAATCAATATCGGCATTTGCACAATAATAGGCAGACAGCCCGCTAATGGATTAACTCCATTTTTCTGGAAAAGCTGCATCGTTTCCTGCTGAAGTTTTTGCTGGGTCTGTGCATCTTTAGAAGAATATTTTTCTCGTAATTCTTTAAGTTCCGGCTGAATTTCCTGCATAGCTTTTGAACTTTTTAACTGTTTAACGTTTAACGGCAGTAACAATACTCGGATAATAATGGTTACGATTACAATCGCCAATCCAAAACTTCCGTTTGTCAGATCTGCGAAATACAAGAGCGTCTTAGATAATGGAAAAACAATATATTCATTCCAAAATCCTGTACTATCCTCGGTGATATCCTGATTGACCTGGGTACACCCGGATAAGAACGTAAGCACACCTGCCATGGCAAGCAATGCTATTATTTTGTTACGCAACGTTCCTTCCTCCTTACTGAATCCCTCTGGCTATTCATTAAAAATTATTTTTTATCCATACATCAGTGTAGCATTATTTCATAGAATAATTCTATAAGATGATGGCTTATTTTTTCTTATTCAATAGCTTTGATCTTGATAGAACATGGATCAA
The Halobacillus halophilus DSM 2266 DNA segment above includes these coding regions:
- the jag gene encoding RNA-binding cell elongation regulator Jag/EloR, with the translated sequence MKQITATGTTVDEAVQSALEQLQTSKDQVQVDVIDEGKKGFLGFGSKPAIVKVSIQKNPVQDAELFIIEVAKQMGAPVQVKTEVKDRDIAMQLEGDKIAMLIGKRGQTLNSLQYLTQLAVNRESDQFYNVMLDAEGYRARRKETLENLAKRLAEKAISSGKEVKLEPMPSYERKIIHSALQNHKKVVTDSDGNDPRRHVVIRPS
- the spoIIIJ gene encoding YidC family membrane integrase SpoIIIJ is translated as MRNKIIALLAMAGVLTFLSGCTQVNQDITEDSTGFWNEYIVFPLSKTLLYFADLTNGSFGLAIVIVTIIIRVLLLPLNVKQLKSSKAMQEIQPELKELREKYSSKDAQTQQKLQQETMQLFQKNGVNPLAGCLPIIVQMPILIGFYHAIMRTSEIQTHSFLWMELGQSDPFLAILTAATTFLQQKLMMAGGAAAQNPQMQMMIYIMPLMIGTFAFFFPSALAIYWIVGNIVMILQTIFIRKPMMKDATGGAGE